The Oligoflexia bacterium genome segment TTTAAAGACTCACTTAGACGTGTAGACGATCATATTCGTTCTGAGCACTTCATACCTTTGAAAGAAATTTCAGCCAGTATTCAGTATTAATAAGTAACATTGTGCGACTTAAACAATCTTTTTGACATTCGCAGATTTAAATCCATATTTCAGTTATGGCAACGGCGAACTCAAAATCTAACAGTAAACAAAAGTCTTCAGGGGGCAGAAAAATTGCACCCTCAATGATTAGTAGTACTTCGCGCAGAGCTACCTTAGAGGTCCTTCCAGAAAAGCTACCACTTATCCCAGTCAATCAAGCAGTGATCTTTCCTGGCATGATTGTGCCAATGGTCTTGAGTCAAGATCGTCATAAAAACATGATTAGCTTTCTCTTAGATCACAAAGAAAAAGTTACTGACGCTCCGCTTATCGGCGTTATCGCTTTAAAAAATACGATTGATTCTCAAGATGATAAAGAGCTGATGAAATTTGGGGTCGTAGGAAACATTCTGAAAAAAATAAATTTACCTGATGGCAGCCTCTCAATTCTGGTAAATTGCATCAAGCGGTTTGAACTTAAAAGTATATTACAGGCCAAACCCCAAATGATTGGCCTCGTTGAATACTTAGATGACGTTTATTCCAAAGACATTGAAACAGAGGCATTAGCTCGAACTGTTGTTAATCAATTCAAACTAATCAGTCAAGACAACCCACTTATTACCGAAGAGATGCGTTTAGCCATGGTCAATGTTGATGGCCCTGGAAGATTAAGTGATCTGCTCGCAAGTATTCTCATTCGTGATAATGAAACATATGCAGATTTTTTGGGGCAGCTTGATGTGAAAAAACGTCTTGAAAAACTCCTCAATCTTTTGAAAAAAGAGATTGATGTTCATAATTTTCAAACAAAAATTTATAATGAAATAAATCAAAACGTTGGCAAAGCTCAGCGCGATTATTTTCTCAATGAACAAATTAAACTTATTCAAAAAGAACTTGGCCAAAGTGTTGATGAAAAAACAGCAGCTACGACTAAGTTTAAAGAGCGTGTAGCAAAACTTCAATTTTCAGAAGAAGCGCAAAAACGCTTCAACGATGAAATGGAGAAACTTGACACTCTTGCAGAGAATAGCCCGGAGTTTGGCGTCACCTATAATTATCTCGATTGGATGACTTCTTTACCTTGGGGAATATCTGCCACTGAAAACTACGATCTTAAATATGCAAAAAAAATACTTCATCATGATCATTATGGCCTCGACGATATCAAAGAACGCATCTTAGAGTTCATTGCTGTTAAAAAATTAAAGAAAAATTCTAAAGGGAGCATCATTTGTTTCGTTGGCCCTCCCGGAGTCGGTAAAACTTCACTTGGTAAGAGCATCGCTCAAGCTCTCAAGCGTCCGTTTTTTAGATTCAGTGTTGGTGGAATGCACGATGAAGCTGAGATCAAAGGTCACAGAAGAACATACGTAGGGGCAATGCCTGGTAAAATAATTCAAGGCCTCAAACGCACAGGCGTTATTAACCCCGTATTCATGATTGATGAAGTCGATAAACTTGGAAATGATTATCGAGGTGATCCGTCAAGTGCACTTCTTGAAGTTTTAGATCCAGAACAAAACGTTGAATTCAGCGATCACTACTTAGATTTAAGCTTTGATGTGGGCAATGTGCTTTTTATTTGCACGGCCAATCAAACAGATACAATTCCACAACCTTTACTTGATCGGATGGAAGTCATTCAGCTCGCTGGCTATATTCAAGAAGAAAAAATCGCCATTGCAAAAAAACATATTATCCCAAAACAATTAGAAAAAAACGGCCTTACACAAAAGCAATTGAGCTTTAACTCAGACGCGATCAAAGAAATTATTCAAGGTTATGCTCGTGAAGCCGGTGTTCGCGGCCTTGAAAAGTGGATTGAGCGTATCAGCCGAAAACACGCTTATAATATTGCCATGGGAAAATCACGTAATCGTGTGATTAAACCAAGGGATCTAGAAACACTCATTGGCCCTCCCTATTTTACTGATTCAACACAACCACGTATGCGCCCAGGTATGTCCATAGGGCTTGCATGGACACCACTGGGTGGAGAAGCTTTGACAATTGAAAGTGTTGGAGTGAAGAGTAATGACATGAGTTTAAAACTTACCGGTCAACTTGGAAGCGTGATGACTGAAAGTGCAAATCTCTCATGGACGTACGTGAAAAAAGCCTTAAGTGGAAACAAATTTGCTAAAAAATATATCGATGAAAATAGCATTCATTTACATGTGCCTGCAGGGGCAGTCCCAAAAGATGGCCCCAGTGCAGGGATCACCTTAGCCACAAGTCTCTATACACTTGTGACAAATCAAAAAATACGTAAAGGCCTTGCGATGACTGGTGAACTCACACTAACAGGTGCGGTGTTACCCGTTGGGGGAATTCGCGAAAAAATCATCGCTGCAAAACGAAATGATTATAAAGAAATCATCTTACCCCGCTCTAATAAAAGAGATCTTAAAGAAATTCCCTCCAGCATTAAAAAGGGGCTTAAGTTTCATCTCGTGGGCGATATGAGCCAGGTACTTAAAATTGCGCTGAATTAAAATACCCCGCCATACGTCTAGGTTCATCTGTTCATGACAAAACTGAAAAAAGCCGATAATAATGACTGAGGAGCTAATTCTTGAAACAGTCCATCTCTTTTCAATTGCTGAGCTTTCTGACACTCATGGTGGTTGTTTTTCCAACAACTTGTTGGTCAGAGACCAAACCCCAACCTTCAGTAAATGAAAATCCAGTAAGTGTTCAAGTTCATCTAGAACCAACAAAAGTTATGGCTGGTGGCGAAGCCCAAGTGACTGTTGAAATGACCGTTGCCCCCGGGCACCATGCTTATAAAGACATGCTCAAACTTAAGTGGGCAAATGATGAAGGAATCACAATAGGTGACTTTACTGTGAATCCAACTCATATGTTTATTGATCCCGTTACTAAAAAATCACGGGAGGGAATGGAAAACCAAGCCAATATTCGAACCACGATTAAATTTCCTAAATCGTTAGGAATCGGTAAACGTGAAGGTGCTATCAAAGTTACTTATCAAGCCTGTAGCGCAAAATATTGTCTTTTTCCAAAAACTGTAACACTTCCTTTTTCATATGAAGTTGTCGATTCAAAAATTACTGCAACTCAAGATACTGGCCTTGTACAAGATGGTTTTCAAAAAGCTCTAGCACGTGGAAAATTTTGGGTTTATGTTTTTGTTTTCATTGGCGGATTTTTAACTAGCCTCACGCCGTGTATATTTCCGATGATCCCCATTACGATTTCAATTATTGGTGCACGTGCTGCACAAAATAAAAAATCAAGAGCCTTTAGTTTAAGTGTCGCCTACGTTTTAGGCATTGGTTTCACCTACTCAGCACTTGGAGTAGTAGCTGCAACCACAGGAGCCCTTTTTGGAAGTTTATTAAGTAATATTTGGGTTGTTAGTTTTATAGCTCTTGTTTTTATAGCCATGGGTTTAAGCATGCTCGGTTTTTTTGAACTACAAGTACCCGCCATATTAAGAAATAAATTTGGTAATGCACAAACCGGTACCGGTTTGCCAGGGGCATTTGCCGCGGGGCTTTTTGCAGGAATAGTTGCATCACCGTGTATAGGACCCGTACTTGTGAGCATCTTAACTTATGTAGCACAAACAGCAGACGTCACATTTGGATTTACACTGCTATTCACTTTTGCCATGGGAATGGGGATTCTTTTTATTGTACTGGGCACATTTTCAGGGCTCCTTACAAAAATTCCAAAAGCCGGCGGTTGGATGGAATCTACTAAATTCATTTTTGGTCTTACGTTTATCATCATGGCTTTTTATTATTTAGCTCCCATAATTCCATCAAAATTTCTCTACACCCTAGCAGGCAGCTTCTTACTCTTAGGCACAAGTTACTACGGAGCTTTTGCTCCAGCATCTCAAGTTCGTGCCCTACAAATTAAAAAGGGAATCCTACTTGCCATCTATTTTTTTGGGCTTTGTCTTGTAGCTATTGGAGTTTTGCCTTCAAATTTCATAACAACTTCAGTAACTGATTCAATACAAACGCAAAAAAAAACAGGATTAGTATGGCAAAATTATGATGAGAAATTATTTCACCAAGCTAAAAATGAAAATCAGCCAATCATTTTAGATTTCACAGCTGATTGGTGCGTAGCCTGTCATGAATTAGAAGCTCTGACTTATACAGATGCAACGGTTATTAAAGAGGGGGAAGTTTTCAAAAGATTTAAAATTGATGCCACACATTCAGACCAACCTATTGTCGAAGAGTTAAAGAAAAAATACAAAGTGGTAGGTTTGCCAACGATAATTTTTATTAATACTCAAGGTCAGGTTTTAAATGATATTACTGTAACGGGCTTTGTAAATGCGCGAGAGTTCTTAGTGCGAATGGCAAAAACTATTAATTCAACTTCTAAATAATTAAAGTCTTTTTAATTTTTCAATATGCCGACGAGCATCATCAATCATTTCTTGTTGTTTATTTAATTGCAGACTTTGATTCTCTATAACTCGCTGTGCCTGTGTGAGCCGAAGTTCAAACGACTGCACAATCTGATTATGGCGTTCTAAAAAAGATTCTATTTTTGATTCACTTATCTGCTTTTCTTTAAGTCTACCTGATACAAAAGCCAGTCGATCTTGAACTTCATGTACAATTTGTTTAAGGCGCTCATCAATCTGACCGACCTTTTGTGCTGTTTTATCCATACGAAGATTAACAGATTTTACCCATTCTTCATTTTGGTATTTTGTTTTATTAAGTGTTTCCATCACTTCTTCATTTGTGGGGCCACCAGAGTAAGTACTTTCAAATAAAGGCAGTGGCTCTAGAATTTTACTAGACTCAAAAGGGGTTACTGCTTCGCCAAAAATGCCTGGATTCATCTGCCTACTCATGTGGATAACTAGATCATCTCAAAGACTGATCGGCAAGAGTCAAAATCATGAAATGAGTACTGGACAATGCCCCCCGGTAGTTTCTATTGTCATTAGATATGGTCAAAACCGCTGCGGATTTAGTGTCTTTCATATTGGGCTCACTTAAAGACGAAGAAGCTGGACGCGTCGGGCTATATCATTACCTCAAAAATTTCAGTCAACCACAAGATCCAGTAACACCAGATCTACTTAATCAGTTTTTTGCCGACTGCCTTCAACTTCCCCACTGGCAAGAAAAAAAGACAGAACTTTACACAGACATACATGATCTCCTTCAAAGATTTTTCTCTCAAGTCGGTGCCTCTTTCATGCTCGATCAACTCTGGAATTTACCGCGTCTACAATTACTCATGGTCACGCAAATTGAAAATCTCTACATCACTGTCAGAAATTATGAGCAAAGTTTTTTAAAAGAAGGTGAAAACTTACGGCTCATACCTGAGGGTGATAATCGCATCGTAGCAATTAGAAAAAATGCGCAAAGCAATGTTGCAGTTAGAACTTATAATAATTTAGTACGCATTCAAGGAAGCTCAATTTTACCCTTAGGCCCTGATCAAGAATTACACTACGATGCTGGGCTTGAATTACTCCCGCAACATATTCAAAAGCTCAAGCCCGCACCTCATAGCCAAGTTCGCTTTTTAGTTCACCCAAGTGGTGTGGAGGCACAATTTATTTCGGGCTTCGCCTTCAGACAAAGCCAAGTGATTAAGATTACGGCAATCAGCCAAGAACCAAGGATTTTTTACCCTCTTAAAAGATTAGAAAGATTTTACGTCCACCGGCCAAGTGATCCGTATTACATGGAACTCATCACCACCCTTGATCGTGCCATTCACGCTGTACGCACCCACACTCAAGGCACTGAAACCTTTGTCCGCCAAGCGTTTGAAGGTGGACAGATCGCCTTTGATCAGATATTCCCTGACGATAAAGCGCTCTACATGCGACTTAAAGAATTGGCAAAACTCATGTCTGGTCACGCTGGGCAAGTGAGCCTGTAGTTAGTAGTTAAAGGATAGTATTTTCATGAGCAGTCAGAATCTCGTTAGACTTCAAAAATATATTTCAGAATGCGGAATCGCCAGTCGCCGAAAAGCAGAAGAAATGATTTCCCAAGGCGAAGTAACTGTTAACGGGAAAATCATCCGTGAAATGGGCTTTAAAGTAATTCCCGGAAAAGACGCTGTTAAAGTTAATGGTAAACTTTTACGAACACCCACACATCCAACATACATCGCGCTCTATAAACCAGCCGGTGTGGTCACAACATTGAATGACCCCGAAGGTCGCCCCACAATTAAAGATCTTTTGATCGGTGTTAAAGATCGCGTGTTTCCAGTAGGTCGACTTGATTTTGATAGCGAAGGTCTTCTCATCGTCACTAACGATGGTGAATATGCACAAGCCGTTTCACATCCAAAAAAGAAAATTCGCAAAGTTTACAAAGTGAAGGTCAAAGGAAAGCCCCAAGAAAAACACATTGAACGACTAAAAATGGGCGTCACACTTGCAGAAGGTAAAGCCAAAGCCTCACATATTGAACGCATCAGATCTGGTGATCAGTATGACTGGTACAAAGTAGTTCTTGTTGAAGGAAAAAACAGACAAGTACGACGCATGTTTGAAAAAATTGGCTTTGACGTATTAAAACTTCAACGTGTTGCAATTGGAAGATTAACCCTTGGAAGTCTTGATCGTGGACAATTTCGCATGCTCACCAAAGAACAGGCGGAACTAGCTCTTAAAGATTAAGGCCCTGTGCCACTTTTTTGTAACTGATCAAATTCTGATGGGTCAGTTGTTGGCCAACCGTTTCCACCTTTATTCACATCGACAGCTTCTGGAGGCGTTGCTTTTGGATTAGCACCGGTGCCTACACCCGTTGGTTTCTCGTCATCCGCTTTGTAAGGCCATCCTGCATAGGGTGTGGGATTTAGCTTTGCTTCTTCTTTTTGTTTTGCTTCAGCCTCTTTCATTTCACGATAGAGTTTACTGTACTCGGGATACTCTTGGCGAAACTCAACCCAGCGACTAGCGATATCGCCCTCAAAAATCTTACGCTCATCTTTAATACTTTCTTCAAAATCTTGGCGTTCATCGCGCAAATCACTGTTAAATCTTTCACGCTCAGTGCTTTGATCACTTATAAAATCACTACGACGCTCACCCTTAGGTTTATGGCTGAAGAAATCATCGCGCGCTTCTTTTTGTTTTTCTTGAAATTCTTTTCTCTTCTTAGCTTTTTGCTTTTGAAAGTCTGCACGTTGTCGCTGATGTTTTTTATCCATGGCTTCACGAGCTTTTCTAATCTCGTCGCTAAAGCGCGAGCGTAAATCTTCTGGCGCCATCTTTTGTTGCTTCCACCGCTTAAGAGTCGCTGCGATACGATCATTTGATTTTTTTACTTCTTCGGGAATATCTTTACGCAATTCATCTAGATTTTCTTTGTCACTTTTAATACTGACTTCATTTTCGATTTCTTCAGAAGTTGCCGCTTTTTCAGGACCAGAGGTTGAACAACCCAAGCTCAATAAGCAGGTCGCTACGACAAAGGCCAAGATGAGGAAAAATTTTCCCGTCCAGATTTTCATACTTTAAGTCTAACCCACACACAACAAGGTGCAAGAAAATTAGATCACAGGCAAAATAGAAGTATATGATACGCAATTTTCCAAGGCATTCTCACTCAAGAAAGCTCAAGCGCTGGCGTACCCAGATGGTTATCGTGCGCCGCTTTCAATACCGTTATGCGGTTTTTCTCGCATCATTCGGCGCAGCACTGGCTATTATCATTGGTGGGCTTACTCTTTATTTATTGAATCATAATTACGACTTATTTATGAAGGCCGAACTTCTCACCGCCCCTCAACTTGTGGATAACTTAGGCCGTGAGTTAAAACTCGCAAACGAAATCTTAGTGACAGCCCTCATTGGATTTATTTTAGTTATGGGCGGCATTGGCGTTAGATTTTCTCATCGCATTGTGGTTCCGATTTATCTCATTCAAGAAAAAATGCGCGAGATCTGTCGTGGGAATTTCTTTAGCGCTAAAGTAAGCATTCGAAAAAATGATGAGTTTCAAGAATTTGCTGAGACTTATAATTACTTAGTAGAATCAATGCGCACCCAATTAAAATCAGACTTACTGCGATTAGAAAAATTAAAACCTGATGAGCATAATAGAGACGCCGTACATACTTGGGAATGTTTGGTTCGTGAAAAAGAAGCCCAACTTAACGGCCAGGACTCCGCCGCACCTGATCCAACTGCCTCTTCACGTCACGCGTCTTAATATCAGCACGCTTATCGTGGTCTTTTTTACCTTTTACTAATGCAATTTCAACTTTAGCTTTACCCTCTTTGAAGTACACTTTTAAAGGCACCATGGTGTAACCACGCTCTTTCATCTGAGCGATAATTTTATCAATCTCATTACGATTCAAGAGAAGTTTTCGATCTCGTTCAATTTCATGATTGTTGTAGCTTGAAGCTGTGTATTTACTGATATGACATTTCGTAAGCCATAGTTCTGTTTTTTTAAACACCACGTATGAGTCTTTAAGTTGCACCTGTGAATTACGAAGACTCTTAACTTCACTCCCCGTAAGCGCCATTCCAGCCTCGTATTTTTCAATGACATGGTAGTCATGAAAGGCTTTTTTGTTGTTGGCTACGATCTTAATGCTCATAGGCCTAGGTTATGCCAGAAATACCAGGGAAATGCCACGTGTTCAGTCGGGCTGTCAGATATTTCAGCCCGCTGGGGCTCCATTACTCACAATAATCACATGGCGAATTGAATTCTTCATGTCAAAATGCTACAGCATTTGCACAATCAAGAACACGGGAGATAAAATGAAACACCCTAATGCAGCACTTTTAGAAAAACTCTATGCCGATTATTCAAAAGGCGATATGCAAGCAGTACTTAATGCATGTGCCGAAAAAATGACTTTTCAAGTACCGGGCAAAAGTAAATTAGCCGGTAAATTCACAAAAGTTAATTTTGTTTCAGGTTTTATCGAGCCATTGAAGGAACTTTCAGGCGGAACTCTTAAAACTGAAGTACATGACATTTTGGCAGGTGATCAACACGTGGTAGTATTAGTGAGCCAACATGTGACCCGTAAAAACGAAACAGTACAATTACGATCTGCTCATGTTTGGCGCTTTGAAAACGCAAAGCCTGTAGCTTGGTACGAATATCCTCGTGATTTGTATCAGTTTGACACAACTTGGAGTTAAGACAGAATTACTTCGCCAAACCTAAAGAAACGATCGTCTTAAACGCCTCATCAACTGAATAATCTGTAGCAATTGCTTTTGAAGCAGGAACATAAACGTAAAAACCAGAAGTAGGATTTGGTGTTGTGGGGATATAAACACTAATGAGTTTCTCAGGCATTAATTTTTGAACTGGCTCAGGCACATTCTCTGAGGTGACAAAACCTAATGACCAAACAGTTGGGCTCGGATAATTAATTAAAACGACTCGACCAAAATTTTTATTTTGATCACCTAGTAAAGTTTCAAAAACCTGTTTAGTACTTGAGTAAAGTCCACCTATTACAGGCAATCGGCCGATTAGATCACCAGTGCCTTGAATGATGTATTTTCCAATAACATTTTTACCGATAAATCCTGCGAGTAAAATAACAAGTACTGCGATGATGACACCTAAACCAGGGATATGCCCTGGCAGCCAACGTGCAGTTTGAAGGGCATCATCTGTACCCTCAATAACAGCTTTTACAATTATGACACTGATGAGTAACGGGCCTAAGACCAAAAGGCCTGTGAAAAAATAGGTTTTAAAAATATTTTTAATGCTATTGATCATAGAAATTTTATCTCACTTCAAAAATAATTTTTTTTAAAACTCAGCGGTTGCAGTGAGCGCATAACCGTAAATCATGCCACCGATTTTATATCCGGGCGCTCCAATAAAAGTACTCACCGTTTTTCGCACATCTTTAGGTACTAAGTAATGGGCAAAGCCACACAAATCTAATTGTAAGGGGTTATCTAAAAAACCAACGTCAAATGATTTTCCAGCACCCAAGAAGCCCTGGTGTTTATCAGTATCAAGAGCATTGTTCTCGCCACTTTGATCTGGTACCGGCGTTGGCAAAAAAGCATATCCCAATCTTAAATCAAAATTTTCAAATCGGTGCTCATAACCAGAATGTAAAGTGATAATGTCATTATACTTCATAGGTGGTAACACCTGACGAAAGCTTCCAGTGAAGGTTGTGAATTGTAGAACCATAGCCGTACCTTCATAGCCTCCCCACTTTTCCCAATTTGCAGAGAAAGAAATACTATCGCTCTCATCTTTACGACTCACAGCTAAAATAAATGTTTCAGGGTCATAATAAAGAGTGTTTTTTCCCGTCATAATTAAATCTGCTGGAGCTAGCAAACTAATAGTGTTTGTGAAATCAACTTTGCTACGGGATTCTTGCTTAGCTAGATAACTTAAACCAAACTTCCATGGATTCTCTTTTGGATTTTCACCGGGAATAAAAATCATACCAGCTGTTGGAGCTAAACCAGGCGTGATTTCCATTTTAATACGTGCTGAAGAATTTCCACCTGCTATGAGTCGTGTTCGCGCTGATGTCCCCTGAACCAAATAGGCGTTCACACCCACACCAAGGGCAAACCGATCTGAAAATTTTGTGGCCAGTGAAAATCCAGAGGTTAATCTTTGGCTGTCAGACAAATACATCACGTATTGAGGTAAATAAGCATCTTGAGTATCAACGAGCATAAGATTTTGTACAGGTGCAGATAATGTGGCACCCAGATGAAATGGACGCTCAGACTTAGATAACGGAGATTGCAAACCCAAAGTGAGTGAAAACACATCGGGTACGTTTGTACTTACGTCACTCACTTGATTTGAAGCGCCACCAAGATCTGTTCGATCAACGAGAACTTGTTTAATCGGTTCAAAACGATGTACGGCACCTTGAAGACCCATTGAAAAAAGTGGCTTGGTTTGGAATGCCATCAACGCCGGATTATACGCTTGAGAGAATGCATCCGTTGGTAGGGATGCAGTAGAATTTCCAAGTGCTATGTTTCGAGCACCATAACCGTATTGATTCCAAAGACTGGCATTGGCTTGAGAAGTAAAACTTAAAAAAATTAACAATGCTGCAAATTGATTCATCAAAACCCCTTCTTACTCGCTTAAAGCCTTAAACAAATCGGTAAATCGCGCAATATCTAATTCTTGTGCACGCGTGTCAGTACTCAGCCCCATCGAATCATAAACAGCCTTAATTTTTTCTTTTGGATACCAAGAAGACAAATTCGTACTGAGTTTTTTACGCCTTTGCGCAAAACACGCTTTAATAAATTTTAGAAATTTCTCACGATCAAAACTAGGTTGTTTCCAAGTAAATCTTAAAACGCGACTACCCACATTGGGCACAGGAAAAAAATCTTGAGGCCCCGCATCAATAACTTTTGTTATGTTCCAAGCAGTTTGTGCCATTACCGAGAGCATTCCATAATCATCAGCGTGAAAATCTGCTGCAATACGCTCAGCTACTTCTTTTTGAAACATGAGAATCATATCTTGAAAAACCATTTCATTAAGGCTGCTTAATTCAACAACCAATGAAGCCGCAACAGAATAGGGAAGATTACTCACAATCACAGAAGGTTTTAAAAGCTCAAGAGTTTGCCAGTCAATTTTGAGAGCATCTTTGTGGATAATTTCTAATTCAGGAAATTTTGCATGCCAATACTTAACCATTCCTGCGTCGAGTTCAACCAACGTTGTTTTCCATGGGCCCGGTAAAAGTTCATCAGTTAAAGCCCCCATGCCTGGGCCAAGTTCAAGCACAGATTGCGGATTACAACTTTTCACTTCATCAATAAGTGCTGTGCAAATTTTAGGATTTAGTAAAAAATTTTGACCAAGTTTTTTTAGTGGCTGTATTCCAGCCTGAGCAAGTCTTTTATCAAGTTCTTGTTTTGTATGCATCAGACCAACTCCGAAACTTTCATAAATGCCTCAGGGCTTAAACTCAAATCACTGCGCTCTCCATTTTGCAAACGCCTAAGCCCTACAATACCGATCATCGCTGCATTATCTGTGCAATATTTTAAAGGTGGAATTAATAAATCAACACCCGCCTGTTTTGCCCATTCAAAAGCTTGGTTTCTTAATCGCGAATTAGCACTCACGCCGCCAGTGACCACTGCACGTTTGGACTTTGTTTTTTCAACAGCTCTCTTTAGTTTTGATAATAAAACTTCAACAATCGCCTCTTGGTAACTGGCACAGAGATCTGCCTTTATTGATTTTGATAACCCATCGGCATTGAGTACATTTTGTTCTTTTACTATTTTTTCAATCATTACTGCACCTGCAGTTTTTAAACCCGAAAAACTAAAACTCAATTCTTTGTTTTTCATCAAAGGCCGAGGAAATTCAAAAGCTTTGTTATTACCCTCTTTTGCCAAATGATCCACTCTATGCCCTGCCGGATACCCCAAGCCCAATATTTTTCCAAATTTATCAAAGGCTTCACCCGCAGCATCGTCAAGTGTTCTGCCAAGTAAGGTGTATTTACCAAGATTTTTCACATGATGTAAACTCGTATGCCCACCACTCACACAAAGACCCACAAATGGATAATCAAAATTTTCAGAAGGAGCATAGTCTTCATTTTTTAATAACGGCGCATGTAGATGCCCCTCTAAATGGTTCACTCCAATTAATGGAAGATCATGAAGATAAGCGAGACTTTTT includes the following:
- the lon gene encoding endopeptidase La; protein product: MATANSKSNSKQKSSGGRKIAPSMISSTSRRATLEVLPEKLPLIPVNQAVIFPGMIVPMVLSQDRHKNMISFLLDHKEKVTDAPLIGVIALKNTIDSQDDKELMKFGVVGNILKKINLPDGSLSILVNCIKRFELKSILQAKPQMIGLVEYLDDVYSKDIETEALARTVVNQFKLISQDNPLITEEMRLAMVNVDGPGRLSDLLASILIRDNETYADFLGQLDVKKRLEKLLNLLKKEIDVHNFQTKIYNEINQNVGKAQRDYFLNEQIKLIQKELGQSVDEKTAATTKFKERVAKLQFSEEAQKRFNDEMEKLDTLAENSPEFGVTYNYLDWMTSLPWGISATENYDLKYAKKILHHDHYGLDDIKERILEFIAVKKLKKNSKGSIICFVGPPGVGKTSLGKSIAQALKRPFFRFSVGGMHDEAEIKGHRRTYVGAMPGKIIQGLKRTGVINPVFMIDEVDKLGNDYRGDPSSALLEVLDPEQNVEFSDHYLDLSFDVGNVLFICTANQTDTIPQPLLDRMEVIQLAGYIQEEKIAIAKKHIIPKQLEKNGLTQKQLSFNSDAIKEIIQGYAREAGVRGLEKWIERISRKHAYNIAMGKSRNRVIKPRDLETLIGPPYFTDSTQPRMRPGMSIGLAWTPLGGEALTIESVGVKSNDMSLKLTGQLGSVMTESANLSWTYVKKALSGNKFAKKYIDENSIHLHVPAGAVPKDGPSAGITLATSLYTLVTNQKIRKGLAMTGELTLTGAVLPVGGIREKIIAAKRNDYKEIILPRSNKRDLKEIPSSIKKGLKFHLVGDMSQVLKIALN
- the dsbD gene encoding protein-disulfide reductase DsbD, with the protein product MKQSISFQLLSFLTLMVVVFPTTCWSETKPQPSVNENPVSVQVHLEPTKVMAGGEAQVTVEMTVAPGHHAYKDMLKLKWANDEGITIGDFTVNPTHMFIDPVTKKSREGMENQANIRTTIKFPKSLGIGKREGAIKVTYQACSAKYCLFPKTVTLPFSYEVVDSKITATQDTGLVQDGFQKALARGKFWVYVFVFIGGFLTSLTPCIFPMIPITISIIGARAAQNKKSRAFSLSVAYVLGIGFTYSALGVVAATTGALFGSLLSNIWVVSFIALVFIAMGLSMLGFFELQVPAILRNKFGNAQTGTGLPGAFAAGLFAGIVASPCIGPVLVSILTYVAQTADVTFGFTLLFTFAMGMGILFIVLGTFSGLLTKIPKAGGWMESTKFIFGLTFIIMAFYYLAPIIPSKFLYTLAGSFLLLGTSYYGAFAPASQVRALQIKKGILLAIYFFGLCLVAIGVLPSNFITTSVTDSIQTQKKTGLVWQNYDEKLFHQAKNENQPIILDFTADWCVACHELEALTYTDATVIKEGEVFKRFKIDATHSDQPIVEELKKKYKVVGLPTIIFINTQGQVLNDITVTGFVNAREFLVRMAKTINSTSK
- a CDS encoding pseudouridine synthase; the encoded protein is MSSQNLVRLQKYISECGIASRRKAEEMISQGEVTVNGKIIREMGFKVIPGKDAVKVNGKLLRTPTHPTYIALYKPAGVVTTLNDPEGRPTIKDLLIGVKDRVFPVGRLDFDSEGLLIVTNDGEYAQAVSHPKKKIRKVYKVKVKGKPQEKHIERLKMGVTLAEGKAKASHIERIRSGDQYDWYKVVLVEGKNRQVRRMFEKIGFDVLKLQRVAIGRLTLGSLDRGQFRMLTKEQAELALKD
- the smpB gene encoding SsrA-binding protein SmpB, with the protein product MSIKIVANNKKAFHDYHVIEKYEAGMALTGSEVKSLRNSQVQLKDSYVVFKKTELWLTKCHISKYTASSYNNHEIERDRKLLLNRNEIDKIIAQMKERGYTMVPLKVYFKEGKAKVEIALVKGKKDHDKRADIKTRDVKRQLDQVRRSPGR
- a CDS encoding nuclear transport factor 2 family protein; amino-acid sequence: MKHPNAALLEKLYADYSKGDMQAVLNACAEKMTFQVPGKSKLAGKFTKVNFVSGFIEPLKELSGGTLKTEVHDILAGDQHVVVLVSQHVTRKNETVQLRSAHVWRFENAKPVAWYEYPRDLYQFDTTWS
- a CDS encoding DUF502 domain-containing protein, translated to MINSIKNIFKTYFFTGLLVLGPLLISVIIVKAVIEGTDDALQTARWLPGHIPGLGVIIAVLVILLAGFIGKNVIGKYIIQGTGDLIGRLPVIGGLYSSTKQVFETLLGDQNKNFGRVVLINYPSPTVWSLGFVTSENVPEPVQKLMPEKLISVYIPTTPNPTSGFYVYVPASKAIATDYSVDEAFKTIVSLGLAK
- a CDS encoding outer membrane protein transport protein → MNQFAALLIFLSFTSQANASLWNQYGYGARNIALGNSTASLPTDAFSQAYNPALMAFQTKPLFSMGLQGAVHRFEPIKQVLVDRTDLGGASNQVSDVSTNVPDVFSLTLGLQSPLSKSERPFHLGATLSAPVQNLMLVDTQDAYLPQYVMYLSDSQRLTSGFSLATKFSDRFALGVGVNAYLVQGTSARTRLIAGGNSSARIKMEITPGLAPTAGMIFIPGENPKENPWKFGLSYLAKQESRSKVDFTNTISLLAPADLIMTGKNTLYYDPETFILAVSRKDESDSISFSANWEKWGGYEGTAMVLQFTTFTGSFRQVLPPMKYNDIITLHSGYEHRFENFDLRLGYAFLPTPVPDQSGENNALDTDKHQGFLGAGKSFDVGFLDNPLQLDLCGFAHYLVPKDVRKTVSTFIGAPGYKIGGMIYGYALTATAEF